A single genomic interval of Bacillus oleivorans harbors:
- a CDS encoding GNAT family N-acetyltransferase: protein MITIFQCQTETELKRAFPILKELRTHLSEEDFFSLYEEMEKQGFQLYGLEDEGEIKAVTGVQIGTNFYNLRNMYVHDLVTKSTERSKGYGETLLRYVHDLAKENDCSCVYLSSGLQRVDAHRFYTDKMDYEKKSYTFLYKL, encoded by the coding sequence ATGATAACGATTTTTCAATGCCAAACAGAAACCGAACTGAAAAGAGCTTTTCCTATTTTAAAGGAACTTCGTACACACTTATCGGAAGAAGATTTTTTCTCTTTGTATGAGGAAATGGAAAAACAGGGTTTTCAGCTGTATGGCTTAGAGGATGAAGGTGAAATTAAAGCGGTAACTGGCGTCCAAATAGGTACAAACTTTTATAATCTTCGGAACATGTATGTCCATGATTTAGTGACGAAATCAACCGAACGCTCCAAAGGATATGGTGAAACTCTGCTTCGCTACGTTCATGATCTGGCTAAGGAAAATGACTGCTCTTGTGTGTATCTGTCTTCCGGATTACAGCGGGTCGATGCCCATCGATTTTACACGGATAAAATGGATTATGAAAAGAAAAGCTATACATTTTTATACAAACTATAA
- a CDS encoding PspA/IM30 family protein codes for MFELFKRVKTVVASELHALIDKAEDPVHMIDQFIREMNQEIVDAEKATAKMMGEEKLLARKVEETKKLIEKRELQAIEALKNNREDLAKRALEDKSHLTKEHQQLEDLHTQALHQVVDLKEKLKVMKNEFREMELKRNSLKARAEAAKAKTSINRALSTTNTSSAKKGFERMEEKVLRQEAEAETSEDLQMMNKSLDQEINEITGKSEVELELERLKERLQEDKKLS; via the coding sequence ATGTTCGAACTTTTTAAAAGGGTCAAAACAGTGGTAGCCTCTGAGCTCCATGCGTTGATTGACAAGGCTGAAGACCCGGTTCACATGATTGACCAGTTCATAAGAGAAATGAATCAGGAGATTGTGGACGCCGAAAAGGCGACTGCCAAAATGATGGGCGAGGAGAAACTCCTTGCACGGAAAGTGGAAGAAACGAAGAAATTAATCGAAAAACGTGAACTGCAAGCGATTGAGGCATTAAAAAATAACCGCGAAGATTTAGCCAAGCGGGCTCTAGAAGATAAGAGCCACCTCACGAAAGAACACCAACAATTAGAAGACCTTCACACTCAAGCACTCCACCAGGTTGTTGACCTAAAAGAAAAGCTAAAAGTAATGAAAAATGAATTCCGTGAGATGGAATTAAAGCGGAACTCTTTAAAGGCTAGAGCAGAAGCTGCAAAAGCAAAAACCTCTATTAATCGTGCATTATCCACTACCAATACTTCAAGTGCGAAAAAAGGCTTTGAACGAATGGAAGAAAAAGTCCTTCGCCAAGAGGCAGAAGCCGAAACCAGCGAAGATCTCCAAATGATGAATAAATCATTAGATCAGGAAATAAATGAAATCACAGGAAAAAGTGAAGTGGAATTAGAATTAGAGCGGTTAAAAGAGAGGCTTCAGGAGGATAAAAAATTAAGTTAA